The proteins below are encoded in one region of Amycolatopsis magusensis:
- the aceB gene encoding malate synthase A, with protein sequence MSDKLAYRIDLTGPSADRFDEILTPAAVEFVAKLDNEFAGRRRELLDERRLRREKLASGEEKLGFLPETAHIRGDDSWQVAPAAPGLEDRRVEITGPTDRKMTVNALNSGAKVWLADFEDANAPTWHNMIDGQLNLYDAIRRDIDFTGENGKRYTIGDEPATIVARPRGWHLVEKHIRIDGRPVSASLVDFGLFFFHNARQLLARGRGPYFYLPKLENHREARLWNDVFRFAQREIGLPQGAIRATVLIETITAAFEMDEILYELREHAAGLNAGRWDYIFSVIKNFSEHGADFVLPDRAQVTMTVPFMRSYTELLVQTCHKRGAHAIGGMAAFIPSRDPEVNANALEKVRQDKVREAGDGFDGSWVAHPGLVPVCREVFDEVLGGWPNQLGKLREDVVVTAEDLLDVASAGGEVTEDGLRANINVGLRYLDSWLRGTGAAGISNLMEDAATAEIARCQVWQWIRNGTKLADGTAVTTELAFELLREELGRIHAELGPGNRLDDARDIFVETALGEKLPAFFTTSAYARYLTA encoded by the coding sequence ATGTCCGACAAGCTCGCCTACCGCATCGACCTCACCGGTCCGAGCGCCGACCGGTTCGACGAGATCCTGACCCCGGCCGCGGTGGAGTTCGTGGCCAAGCTGGACAACGAGTTCGCCGGCCGCCGCCGCGAGTTGCTCGACGAGCGGCGCCTGCGCCGGGAGAAGCTGGCCAGTGGCGAGGAGAAGCTCGGCTTCCTGCCGGAGACCGCGCACATCCGGGGTGACGACTCCTGGCAGGTCGCGCCCGCGGCCCCCGGCCTGGAGGACCGCCGGGTGGAGATCACCGGGCCGACCGACCGCAAGATGACGGTCAACGCGCTCAACTCCGGGGCCAAGGTGTGGCTGGCCGACTTCGAGGACGCCAACGCCCCCACCTGGCACAACATGATCGACGGCCAGCTCAACCTCTACGACGCCATCCGCCGCGACATCGACTTCACCGGCGAGAACGGCAAGCGCTACACCATCGGTGACGAGCCGGCCACCATCGTCGCCCGCCCGCGTGGCTGGCACCTGGTGGAGAAGCACATCCGCATCGACGGCCGCCCGGTCTCGGCGAGCCTGGTCGACTTCGGCCTGTTCTTCTTCCACAACGCGCGCCAGCTGCTCGCCCGCGGCCGCGGCCCGTACTTCTACCTGCCGAAGCTGGAGAACCACCGCGAAGCGCGGCTGTGGAACGACGTCTTCCGCTTCGCCCAGCGCGAGATCGGCCTGCCGCAGGGCGCGATCCGGGCCACCGTGCTGATCGAGACGATCACCGCCGCGTTCGAGATGGACGAGATTCTCTACGAACTGCGCGAGCACGCGGCCGGGCTGAACGCCGGGCGCTGGGACTACATCTTCAGCGTGATCAAGAACTTCAGCGAGCACGGCGCCGACTTCGTGCTGCCGGACCGCGCGCAGGTCACCATGACCGTGCCGTTCATGCGGTCCTACACCGAGTTGCTGGTGCAGACCTGCCACAAGCGCGGCGCGCACGCCATCGGCGGCATGGCCGCGTTCATCCCCAGCCGCGACCCCGAGGTCAACGCGAACGCGCTGGAGAAGGTGCGCCAGGACAAGGTGCGCGAGGCCGGTGACGGCTTCGACGGTTCGTGGGTGGCGCACCCCGGCCTGGTCCCGGTCTGCCGCGAGGTCTTCGACGAGGTGCTCGGCGGCTGGCCGAACCAGCTCGGCAAGCTGCGCGAGGACGTCGTGGTCACCGCCGAGGACCTGCTCGACGTGGCCAGCGCCGGTGGCGAGGTCACCGAGGACGGGCTGCGCGCCAACATCAACGTCGGCCTGCGGTACCTCGACTCGTGGCTGCGTGGCACCGGCGCGGCGGGCATCTCGAACCTGATGGAGGACGCGGCCACCGCGGAGATCGCGCGCTGCCAGGTGTGGCAGTGGATCCGCAACGGCACGAAGCTCGCCGACGGCACCGCGGTGACCACCGAGCTGGCGTTCGAGCTGCTGCGGGAGGAGCTGGGCCGCATCCACGCGGAGCTGGGGCCGGGGAACCGGCTGGACGATGCGCGGGACATCTTCGTGGAGACGGCTCTCGGGGAGAAGCTGCCTGCGTTCTTTACTACGTCGGCTTATGCGCGGTACTTGACTGCGTAG
- the aceA gene encoding isocitrate lyase: MAETVNREQAAAELAKQWETDPRWQGVDRTYSAADVIKLRGSVVEENTLARLGAEKLWNLLHTEDYIHALGALTGNQAVQQVRAGLKAIYLSGWQVAADANLSGQTYPDQSLYPANSVPAVVRRINNALGRADQITWAEGNTDIDWYAPIVADAEAGFGGPLNAFELMKGMIAAGAAGVHWEDQLASEKKCGHLGGKVLIPTKQHERTLNAARLAADVAGVPSLIIARTDAQAATLITSDVDERDQQFITGERTAEGFYKVRNGIEPCIERGLAYAQYADLLWMETSEPDLEVARKFAEAIKAKYPNQLLAYNCSPSFNWKKHLDDATIAKFQRELGHMGYKFQFITLAGFHALNYSMFDLAKGYANEGMTAYVDLQEREFASEERGYTATKHQREVGTGWFDQVATALNPESSTTALTGSTEEAQFH, from the coding sequence ATGGCTGAGACGGTCAACAGGGAGCAGGCGGCGGCAGAGCTTGCCAAGCAGTGGGAGACCGACCCCCGCTGGCAGGGTGTGGACCGTACCTACAGCGCGGCCGACGTGATCAAGCTGCGCGGCAGCGTGGTCGAGGAGAACACGCTCGCCCGCCTCGGCGCGGAGAAGCTGTGGAACCTGCTGCACACCGAGGACTACATCCACGCGCTGGGCGCGCTCACCGGCAACCAGGCGGTCCAGCAGGTCCGCGCCGGGCTGAAGGCGATCTACCTGTCCGGCTGGCAGGTGGCGGCCGACGCGAACCTGTCCGGCCAGACCTACCCGGACCAGAGCCTCTACCCGGCCAACTCGGTGCCCGCGGTGGTCCGCCGGATCAACAACGCGCTGGGCCGCGCCGACCAGATCACCTGGGCCGAGGGCAACACCGACATCGACTGGTACGCCCCGATCGTCGCCGACGCCGAGGCGGGCTTCGGTGGCCCGCTCAACGCGTTCGAGCTGATGAAGGGCATGATCGCGGCCGGCGCTGCGGGCGTGCACTGGGAAGACCAGCTGGCCTCGGAGAAGAAGTGCGGCCACCTCGGTGGCAAGGTGCTCATCCCGACCAAGCAGCACGAGCGCACGCTGAACGCCGCCCGCCTCGCCGCGGACGTGGCCGGGGTGCCGTCGCTGATCATCGCCCGCACCGACGCACAGGCCGCCACGCTGATCACCAGCGACGTCGACGAGCGCGACCAGCAGTTCATCACCGGTGAGCGCACCGCCGAGGGCTTCTACAAGGTCCGCAACGGCATCGAGCCGTGCATCGAGCGCGGCCTCGCCTACGCCCAGTACGCCGACCTGCTGTGGATGGAGACCTCCGAGCCCGACCTGGAGGTGGCCCGCAAGTTCGCCGAGGCGATCAAGGCCAAGTACCCGAACCAGCTGCTGGCCTACAACTGCTCGCCGTCGTTCAACTGGAAGAAGCACCTGGACGACGCGACCATCGCCAAGTTCCAGCGCGAGCTGGGCCACATGGGCTACAAGTTCCAGTTCATCACGCTGGCCGGCTTCCACGCCCTGAACTACTCGATGTTCGACCTGGCCAAGGGCTACGCGAACGAGGGCATGACCGCCTACGTCGACCTGCAGGAGCGCGAGTTCGCTTCGGAGGAGCGGGGTTACACCGCCACCAAGCACCAGCGCGAGGTCGGCACCGGCTGGTTCGACCAGGTGGCCACCGCGCTGAACCCGGAGAGCTCGACCACCGCGCTCACCGGCTCCACCGAAGAAGCCCAGTTCCACTGA
- a CDS encoding short-chain fatty acyl-CoA regulator family protein, which translates to MDKTFAGAKLRHLRETRSMSQADLARLLEISPSYLNQIEHNARPLTVPVLFRITQAFGVDAEFFANNDTARLVADVREALLDESLGVQATTGEINELATNLPSIAQALVRLHRRYRDAVENTAALVTEDGSGVHGSAAGPLPHEEVRDFFYERENYVAELDERAERMAADLPLRRGEVLSALRDRLTERYGVHVTSDGIDETVGEQHRYEPHARVLRMAPSLRVGQQAFRMASQIALLEYDDLIAELADSWAFSGPAARSLARVGLANYFAGALILPYEAFHQRAEEFRYDIERLCDHFGVGFETACHRLSTLQRPKMRGVPFSFVRVDRAGNMSKRQSAAGFHFSRVGGACPLWNIYEAFTSPGKILTQIASLPDGKSYFWIARTISRNIGGYGSPGKMFTVGLGCELRHARRLVYSTGLDLDDRAAATPIGMGCKVCERPACPQRAFPTIGKQLTVDENTSTFVPYPAVPKP; encoded by the coding sequence GTGGACAAAACCTTCGCCGGCGCCAAGCTGCGCCACCTGCGTGAAACGCGCTCGATGAGCCAGGCGGACCTCGCCAGGCTGCTGGAAATCTCCCCCAGCTACCTCAACCAGATCGAGCACAACGCCCGTCCGCTGACCGTGCCGGTGCTCTTCCGCATCACCCAGGCGTTCGGCGTGGACGCCGAGTTCTTCGCGAACAACGACACCGCGCGCCTGGTCGCCGACGTGCGCGAAGCCCTGCTCGACGAGTCGCTCGGCGTGCAGGCGACCACCGGGGAGATCAACGAGCTGGCGACGAACCTGCCGTCCATCGCGCAGGCGCTGGTCCGGCTGCACCGGCGCTACCGCGACGCCGTGGAGAACACCGCCGCGCTGGTCACCGAGGACGGCAGCGGCGTGCACGGCAGCGCGGCCGGGCCGCTGCCGCACGAGGAGGTGCGCGACTTCTTCTACGAGCGGGAGAACTACGTCGCCGAGCTGGACGAACGCGCCGAACGGATGGCCGCCGACCTCCCGCTGCGCCGGGGCGAGGTGCTCTCCGCGCTGCGTGACCGGCTCACCGAACGCTACGGCGTGCACGTGACCAGCGACGGCATCGACGAGACGGTCGGCGAGCAGCACCGGTACGAGCCGCACGCGCGGGTGCTGCGGATGGCGCCGAGCCTGCGGGTCGGGCAACAGGCCTTTCGCATGGCTTCGCAGATCGCGCTGCTGGAGTACGACGACCTGATCGCCGAGCTGGCGGATTCGTGGGCGTTCTCCGGTCCGGCCGCGCGCTCGCTGGCCAGGGTCGGGCTGGCGAACTACTTCGCCGGGGCGCTGATCCTGCCGTACGAGGCGTTCCACCAGCGGGCCGAGGAGTTCCGGTACGACATCGAGCGGCTGTGCGACCACTTCGGCGTCGGCTTCGAGACGGCCTGCCACCGGCTGTCCACCCTGCAACGGCCGAAGATGCGCGGGGTGCCGTTCTCGTTCGTGCGGGTGGACCGGGCGGGGAACATGTCGAAGCGCCAGTCGGCGGCGGGGTTCCACTTCTCGCGGGTGGGCGGGGCGTGTCCGCTGTGGAACATCTACGAGGCGTTCACCTCGCCGGGCAAGATCCTGACGCAGATCGCCTCGCTGCCGGACGGCAAGAGCTACTTCTGGATCGCGCGGACGATCTCGCGGAACATCGGCGGGTACGGGTCGCCGGGGAAGATGTTCACCGTCGGACTGGGCTGTGAACTCCGCCACGCCCGGCGGCTGGTCTACTCGACCGGTCTGGACCTGGACGACCGAGCCGCCGCCACCCCCATCGGCATGGGCTGCAAGGTCTGCGAACGCCCGGCCTGCCCGCAACGCGCGTTCCCCACCATCGGGAAGCAACTGACGGTCGACGAGAACACCAGCACCTTCGTCCCCTACCCGGCGGTGCCGAAGCCGTGA
- the ilvA gene encoding threonine ammonia-lyase IlvA, which produces MQGVRTAGVSADLVDQAAERLSGVVTRTPLEPSSRLSAQMNARVWLKREDLQTVRSYKVRGAYNFIVQLDEEVRARGVVCASAGNHAQGVAYACRRLGANGRVFVPRTTPRQKRERIATLGGAHVEVIVTGDSYEDASAEAKREAERTGATLVPAFDDPRTVAGQGTVASEIVAQLGFAPDVLVVPVGGGGLLAGIVSWMRERHPSTRIIGVEPAGAACLAAAIEAGEPVRIETVDSFVDGAAVAIAGSVTYPIIRDSGAELTSVEEGGVCTEMLELYQSDGIIAEPAGALASAALGATIEVGPQETVVCVVSGGNNDVSRYSEILERSLVHKGLKHYFLVGFPQEPGALRRFLDEVLGPEDDITLFEYVKRNSRETGPALIGIEIERPADLPGLLDRLDASPLQVERVEPGSPLFHFLL; this is translated from the coding sequence ATGCAGGGCGTACGCACGGCGGGAGTAAGCGCGGATCTGGTGGACCAGGCCGCGGAACGGCTGTCCGGGGTGGTCACCCGCACCCCGCTCGAACCCAGTTCCCGCCTCTCCGCGCAGATGAACGCCCGCGTCTGGCTCAAGCGCGAGGACCTCCAGACGGTCCGTTCCTACAAGGTCCGCGGCGCCTACAACTTCATCGTGCAGCTCGACGAGGAGGTCCGCGCCCGCGGCGTGGTCTGCGCCAGCGCGGGCAACCACGCGCAGGGCGTCGCCTACGCGTGTCGCAGGCTCGGGGCCAACGGCCGCGTTTTCGTGCCGCGCACCACGCCGCGGCAGAAGCGCGAGCGGATCGCCACGCTCGGGGGTGCGCACGTCGAGGTCATCGTCACCGGTGACAGCTACGAGGACGCCTCCGCCGAGGCCAAGCGCGAGGCCGAGCGCACCGGCGCCACCCTCGTCCCGGCCTTCGACGACCCCCGCACGGTCGCCGGGCAGGGCACGGTGGCCAGCGAAATCGTCGCCCAGCTCGGGTTCGCGCCGGACGTGCTCGTGGTGCCGGTCGGCGGAGGCGGGCTGCTCGCCGGGATCGTCAGCTGGATGCGCGAACGCCACCCGTCGACCCGGATCATCGGCGTCGAACCGGCGGGCGCGGCCTGCCTGGCCGCCGCGATCGAGGCGGGCGAGCCGGTGCGGATCGAGACCGTCGACTCGTTCGTCGACGGTGCCGCGGTCGCCATCGCCGGTTCGGTCACCTACCCGATCATCCGCGACAGCGGCGCCGAGCTGACGTCGGTCGAAGAGGGCGGGGTGTGCACGGAGATGCTGGAGCTGTACCAGTCCGACGGCATCATCGCCGAGCCGGCAGGCGCGCTGGCCAGCGCGGCGCTCGGCGCGACCATCGAGGTCGGCCCGCAGGAGACCGTGGTCTGCGTGGTCTCCGGCGGCAACAACGACGTCAGCCGGTACAGCGAGATCCTCGAGCGCTCACTGGTCCACAAGGGACTCAAGCACTACTTCCTGGTCGGCTTCCCGCAGGAGCCGGGCGCGCTGCGCCGCTTCCTCGACGAGGTGCTCGGCCCGGAGGACGACATCACCCTGTTCGAGTACGTCAAGCGCAACAGCCGGGAGACCGGCCCGGCGCTGATCGGGATCGAGATCGAGCGCCCGGCCGACCTGCCCGGCCTGCTGGACCGCCTCGACGCCAGCCCGCTCCAGGTGGAACGGGTGGAGCCGGGCAGTCCGCTGTTCCACTTCTTGCTTTAG
- a CDS encoding M14 family zinc carboxypeptidase, with product MLGTTAPAVAAPDDGLLTAAATCSETPRELPINEFTDHRELGVELDRIERVSGGKVQVEQLGRSNRGREIHSARVGTGPKAVLLTSEIHGNEKTGTDAILDLLDFVGTSDSAKAKRWRSELTIVAIPKMNPDGAELDRRGNDMTWPEVTARHPQLRGVQPAWNYYTGSTQGDDYSKRPGFDINRDYHPDLNYVPRKEDFPGTSAQTGWYLSPETSIVRDVYRGLTAEFGKVDTYVDLHHQGACYVMPDDPEEFVTLSISGKFVDDPATTPGYEKYASKYDLKYSKQLNVAVNNALQGAANNRPVFGNVTLYPQDTNLPGTGLGSFALNGSGTVLFEVRGQTQTLGQQYRAVLTKSVYIGLDGMLSSIASGKVRTLDPADYDRIPPRGPNIGTAAEAEARLDG from the coding sequence TTGCTCGGCACCACCGCCCCCGCGGTCGCCGCGCCGGACGACGGCCTTCTCACCGCGGCCGCGACGTGCAGCGAGACCCCGCGCGAGCTGCCGATCAACGAGTTCACCGACCACCGCGAGCTGGGCGTGGAGCTCGACCGGATCGAGCGCGTCAGCGGCGGCAAGGTGCAGGTCGAGCAGCTGGGCCGGAGCAACCGCGGGCGCGAGATCCACTCGGCGCGCGTGGGCACCGGCCCCAAGGCCGTGCTGCTCACCAGCGAGATCCACGGCAACGAGAAGACCGGCACCGACGCCATCCTCGACCTGCTGGACTTCGTCGGCACCAGCGACTCGGCCAAGGCGAAGCGCTGGCGCAGCGAGCTGACCATCGTCGCCATCCCGAAGATGAACCCGGACGGCGCCGAACTCGACCGCCGCGGCAACGACATGACCTGGCCGGAGGTCACCGCGCGGCACCCGCAGCTGCGCGGGGTCCAGCCCGCGTGGAACTACTACACCGGCTCGACCCAGGGTGACGACTACTCGAAGCGGCCCGGGTTCGACATCAACCGCGACTACCACCCCGACCTGAACTACGTGCCGCGCAAGGAGGACTTCCCCGGCACCTCGGCGCAGACCGGCTGGTACCTCTCGCCGGAGACCTCGATCGTGCGTGACGTCTACCGCGGCCTGACCGCCGAGTTCGGCAAGGTGGACACCTACGTCGACCTGCACCACCAGGGCGCCTGCTACGTGATGCCGGACGACCCGGAGGAGTTCGTCACGCTGTCCATCTCGGGCAAGTTCGTCGACGACCCGGCGACCACGCCCGGCTACGAGAAGTACGCCTCGAAGTACGACCTCAAGTACTCGAAGCAGCTGAACGTGGCGGTGAACAACGCGCTGCAGGGCGCGGCGAACAACCGGCCGGTGTTCGGCAACGTGACGCTGTACCCGCAGGACACGAACCTGCCCGGCACCGGCCTCGGCTCGTTCGCGCTGAACGGCAGCGGCACCGTGTTGTTCGAGGTCCGCGGGCAGACCCAGACGCTGGGACAGCAGTACCGCGCGGTGCTGACCAAGTCCGTCTACATCGGACTGGACGGCATGCTCTCGTCGATCGCCAGCGGCAAGGTGCGCACCCTGGACCCGGCCGACTACGACCGGATCCCGCCGCGCGGCCCGAACATCGGCACGGCCGCCGAGGCCGAGGCCCGCTTGGACGGCTGA
- a CDS encoding acyltransferase, which produces MTSMWGSPVVARAKAWRRARSDPRQARFLTADSLRWVLRNRAYTPWYLVRYWRLLKFRLLNPHIILRGMVFLGKDVEIHCRPGYGRLEIGRWVHIGDGNAIRCHEGSLRIGDKAVFGRQNVVNGYLDIELGGATLVADWVYICDFDHVTTDITLPIKDQGIVKSPVRIGPDTWIGTKVSVLKGTRVGRGCVLGAHAVVRGDIPDYAIAVGSPARVVRDRRADYEADAERREAVRDMARKADKALEKTLRDLTSN; this is translated from the coding sequence ATGACATCCATGTGGGGTTCCCCGGTGGTGGCCAGGGCGAAGGCGTGGCGGCGGGCGCGTAGCGACCCGCGGCAGGCCCGGTTCCTCACCGCCGACTCGCTGCGCTGGGTGCTGCGCAACCGCGCCTACACCCCCTGGTACCTGGTGCGGTACTGGCGGTTGCTGAAGTTCCGGCTGCTCAACCCGCACATCATCCTGCGGGGCATGGTCTTCCTCGGCAAGGACGTGGAGATCCACTGCCGTCCCGGCTACGGCCGCCTCGAGATCGGCCGCTGGGTGCACATCGGCGACGGCAACGCGATCCGCTGCCACGAGGGCTCGCTGCGCATCGGCGACAAGGCCGTGTTCGGCAGGCAGAACGTGGTCAACGGCTACCTCGACATCGAGCTGGGCGGGGCCACGCTGGTCGCCGACTGGGTCTACATCTGCGACTTCGACCACGTGACCACCGACATCACGCTGCCGATCAAGGACCAGGGCATCGTCAAGTCGCCGGTCCGGATCGGGCCGGACACCTGGATCGGCACCAAGGTCTCGGTGCTCAAGGGCACCCGCGTCGGCCGGGGCTGCGTGCTCGGCGCGCACGCGGTGGTCCGCGGGGACATCCCGGACTACGCGATCGCGGTGGGCTCACCCGCGCGCGTGGTGCGGGACCGGCGTGCCGACTACGAGGCCGACGCCGAACGCCGCGAGGCCGTGCGCGACATGGCCCGCAAGGCGGACAAGGCGCTGGAGAAGACGCTGCGTGATCTGACCTCGAACTGA
- a CDS encoding nucleoside hydrolase: MGRKLIIDTDPGVDDAFALALAARSTEVDLVGVTTVFGNVPLEATTENARRLLNRFGRADVPVAAGAERPLVHAQSRSSSVHGADGLSGRSASLAAAERELETADAVSMLVSLLERTDEPVTIAPIGPLTNIALLLAAHPRIRDRIERLVIMGGAIGRGNITAAAEFNVWADPEAARRVLVEERVPVTLVPMDLTRRCAVSTDWLAELAEGNAIGEVLVSLTGDYLDHYRKELGYDGIVLHDAVAVAEAIRPGILETERFPVDVDCSFGPYRGATLLDQRRWTHREANGEPDGPSIEVAVDTDLDGLRKFVLDGIRG; this comes from the coding sequence GTGGGCAGGAAACTGATCATCGACACCGATCCCGGGGTCGACGACGCCTTCGCGCTGGCTCTGGCCGCGCGCAGCACCGAGGTCGACCTCGTCGGCGTGACCACCGTGTTCGGCAACGTGCCCCTGGAAGCGACCACGGAGAACGCCCGCCGCCTGCTCAACCGCTTCGGCCGCGCCGACGTGCCGGTCGCCGCCGGGGCCGAGCGCCCGCTGGTCCACGCGCAGAGCCGCAGTTCCTCGGTGCACGGCGCGGACGGGCTGTCCGGCCGGTCGGCCTCGCTGGCCGCCGCCGAGCGCGAACTGGAGACCGCCGACGCGGTGAGCATGCTGGTCTCGCTGCTGGAACGCACCGACGAGCCGGTGACCATCGCGCCGATCGGCCCGCTCACCAACATCGCCCTGCTGCTGGCCGCGCACCCGCGCATCCGCGACCGCATCGAGCGGCTGGTGATCATGGGCGGCGCCATCGGGCGCGGCAACATCACCGCGGCCGCCGAGTTCAACGTGTGGGCCGACCCCGAAGCCGCCCGGCGGGTGCTGGTCGAGGAACGCGTGCCGGTCACGCTGGTGCCGATGGACCTGACCCGCCGCTGCGCGGTGTCCACCGACTGGCTGGCCGAGCTCGCCGAGGGCAACGCGATCGGCGAGGTGCTGGTCTCGCTCACCGGCGACTACCTCGACCACTACCGCAAGGAACTGGGCTACGACGGCATCGTCCTGCACGACGCGGTGGCCGTGGCCGAGGCGATCCGGCCCGGGATCCTGGAGACCGAGCGGTTCCCGGTCGACGTGGACTGCTCGTTCGGCCCGTACCGGGGCGCGACCCTGCTCGATCAGCGTCGTTGGACACATCGGGAAGCGAACGGCGAGCCGGACGGGCCGTCGATCGAGGTGGCCGTCGACACCGATCTCGACGGCCTGCGCAAGTTCGTGCTCGACGGGATCAGGGGGTAG